One Streptosporangium sp. NBC_01495 DNA window includes the following coding sequences:
- a CDS encoding ABC transporter substrate-binding protein, whose protein sequence is MLNNKRHGRLAAVAVMAATALAITSCSSSEPAEPAAGGSSAAAAEPVTITVHTFGGGENFGYDKAVETWNAAHPNIQVKYQNLTDRFEDVYLPQLLQRLQAGSGAADIIALDEGAMGLMKARPQFFTDLAEYGLDSRKADFPAAKWDNGINADSKLFALGTDIGGMTMCYRKDLFEKAGLPTEREEVGKLWPDWNAFMEVGKKFQAANPGKTDPKFIDGPNTLYNVILSQEAPKNGNVSYFDKNNQLVIETNPAIKTSFDTVKSFSQAGLTAKLASFSPPWNAAIKKGAFATMGCPAWMLGVVSGAAGDDNKGKWDVASVPGGAGNWGGSYLAIPKQSKHPKEAAEVLNYLTGKEGHIMAFQEAAAFPSSLPAQQDPAVADLKNPFFNDAPTGQIFGASVKDLLPVFLGEKHAQVKTSVEKVLEGMDQGSVKYDQAWTRFLEAGVKAAG, encoded by the coding sequence ATGTTGAACAACAAGCGGCACGGCAGGCTCGCCGCCGTCGCGGTCATGGCGGCCACCGCCCTGGCCATCACGTCGTGCAGTTCCAGCGAGCCCGCCGAGCCCGCCGCGGGCGGTAGCTCCGCCGCCGCGGCCGAGCCGGTGACCATCACCGTGCACACCTTCGGCGGCGGTGAGAACTTCGGCTACGACAAGGCCGTGGAGACGTGGAACGCGGCGCACCCGAACATCCAGGTCAAGTACCAGAACCTGACCGACCGTTTCGAGGACGTCTACCTCCCGCAGCTGCTCCAGCGTCTGCAGGCCGGCAGCGGCGCGGCCGACATCATCGCCCTGGACGAGGGCGCGATGGGCCTCATGAAGGCCCGTCCGCAGTTCTTCACCGACCTGGCCGAGTACGGGCTGGACAGCCGCAAGGCCGACTTCCCCGCGGCGAAGTGGGACAACGGCATCAACGCCGACAGCAAGCTCTTCGCCCTGGGCACCGACATCGGTGGCATGACCATGTGCTACCGCAAGGACCTGTTCGAGAAGGCGGGCCTGCCCACCGAGCGCGAGGAGGTCGGCAAGCTATGGCCGGACTGGAACGCCTTCATGGAGGTGGGGAAGAAGTTCCAGGCCGCCAACCCCGGCAAGACCGATCCCAAGTTCATCGACGGCCCGAACACCCTCTACAACGTGATCCTGTCGCAGGAGGCGCCGAAGAACGGCAACGTCTCCTACTTCGACAAGAACAACCAGCTCGTCATCGAGACCAACCCGGCCATCAAGACCTCCTTCGACACGGTGAAGAGCTTCAGCCAGGCGGGCCTGACCGCCAAGCTCGCCTCGTTCTCCCCGCCGTGGAACGCCGCGATCAAGAAGGGCGCCTTCGCCACCATGGGCTGCCCGGCCTGGATGCTCGGCGTGGTCTCCGGCGCGGCCGGTGACGACAACAAGGGCAAGTGGGACGTCGCATCCGTGCCCGGCGGCGCGGGCAACTGGGGCGGCTCCTACCTGGCCATTCCCAAGCAGAGCAAGCACCCCAAGGAGGCCGCCGAGGTCCTGAACTACCTCACCGGCAAGGAGGGCCACATCATGGCCTTCCAGGAGGCCGCGGCCTTCCCGAGCTCCCTCCCCGCGCAGCAGGACCCGGCGGTCGCCGACCTGAAGAACCCGTTCTTCAACGACGCGCCGACCGGCCAGATCTTCGGCGCCTCGGTCAAGGACCTGCTGCCCGTCTTCCTCGGAGAGAAGCACGCCCAGGTCAAGACCTCGGTGGAGAAGGTCCTCGAGGGCATGGACCAGGGCTCGGTCAAGTACGACCAGGCCTGGACCAGGTTCCTCGAGGCCGGCGTCAAGGCAGCGGGCTGA
- a CDS encoding CHAP domain-containing protein, with the protein MTKHRLISTPRAVCAVLGACAVLATGTTGVALADGHGVVNAPPVDAKAQSSKSAKTPLQIAAERLPKVSAAQVLDLASKQIGVRENAQGGGTKFHSWYMSTPRAKETLARDGGNTVYDYANAPWCAMFVSWVGEMAGIRPTMGWDAYTVAHAKWFKNNGHWGTIPTPGAVVYFDWAGGKSIDGIDHVGFVKKDNGDGTITTIEGNTGNGDVEQRVRPVSQVVGYGYPVYSN; encoded by the coding sequence ATGACTAAGCATCGCCTCATCTCCACCCCCCGTGCGGTGTGCGCCGTCCTGGGCGCGTGTGCCGTCCTGGCGACCGGCACCACCGGCGTAGCTCTGGCCGACGGTCACGGCGTCGTGAACGCACCGCCCGTCGACGCCAAGGCCCAGAGTTCCAAGTCCGCGAAGACCCCGCTCCAGATCGCGGCCGAGAGGCTCCCCAAGGTCTCCGCCGCGCAGGTCCTGGACCTCGCCTCGAAGCAGATCGGCGTCCGCGAGAACGCCCAGGGCGGCGGGACCAAGTTCCACTCCTGGTACATGTCGACCCCTCGCGCCAAGGAGACCCTCGCCCGCGACGGCGGCAACACCGTGTACGACTACGCCAACGCCCCCTGGTGCGCGATGTTCGTCTCCTGGGTCGGCGAGATGGCCGGCATCCGCCCCACGATGGGCTGGGACGCCTACACCGTCGCCCACGCCAAGTGGTTCAAGAACAACGGACACTGGGGCACCATCCCCACCCCTGGCGCGGTCGTCTACTTCGACTGGGCCGGCGGCAAGAGCATCGACGGCATCGACCACGTCGGCTTCGTGAAGAAGGACAACGGGGACGGCACGATCACCACGATCGAGGGCAACACCGGCAACGGCGACGTCGAGCAGCGCGTCAGGCCCGTCTCCCAGGTCGTCGGCTACGGCTACCCGGTCTACTCCAACTGA
- a CDS encoding TetR/AcrR family transcriptional regulator — MRLDPARERAILDATLELLSEVGYDRMSVDQIARRASASKATIYRRWPGKEALVVDLICNHLEIEVAPPPDTGSMRGDLIEVVDGFCRILERKHAMIFGLFPALLTSPDLAAALRDNVPRADITGTTPLLDRARERGELPGPVDPAELRKVTEALVWYRLFFTGKPLDREFVEETVDRFLLPLFRAWSGSEI; from the coding sequence TTGCGTCTCGATCCCGCGCGGGAACGGGCGATCCTCGACGCGACTCTGGAGCTGCTGTCCGAGGTCGGATACGACCGGATGTCCGTCGACCAGATCGCCAGGCGGGCCAGCGCCAGCAAGGCCACGATCTACCGTCGCTGGCCGGGCAAGGAGGCGCTGGTCGTGGACCTGATCTGCAACCACCTCGAAATCGAGGTCGCGCCGCCGCCCGACACCGGATCGATGCGCGGGGACCTGATCGAGGTCGTGGACGGGTTCTGCCGGATCCTGGAGCGGAAACACGCGATGATCTTCGGCCTGTTCCCCGCGCTCCTCACCTCCCCCGACCTGGCCGCCGCCCTGCGCGACAACGTGCCCCGCGCCGACATCACGGGCACCACCCCGCTGCTCGACCGCGCCAGGGAGCGCGGCGAGCTGCCGGGACCGGTGGACCCGGCGGAGCTCAGGAAGGTCACCGAGGCGCTGGTGTGGTACCGGCTGTTCTTCACCGGAAAGCCGCTGGACCGGGAGTTCGTCGAGGAGACGGTCGACCGGTTCCTGCTCCCACTGTTCCGCGCGTGGTCCGGCTCGGAGATCTGA